From one Actinomyces sp. Marseille-P3109 genomic stretch:
- a CDS encoding WhiB family transcriptional regulator: protein MDWRSQAACLTVDPELFFPVGNTGPAIAQIAKAKEVCSRCEVVDTCLKWALENGQDAGVWGGMSEDERRSLKRRAARARRSS, encoded by the coding sequence ATGGACTGGCGCAGCCAAGCCGCATGTCTCACCGTCGACCCGGAGCTCTTCTTCCCTGTAGGAAACACCGGTCCGGCCATCGCTCAGATCGCTAAGGCGAAAGAGGTCTGCAGCCGTTGCGAGGTGGTGGACACCTGCCTGAAGTGGGCACTGGAGAACGGCCAGGACGCCGGCGTCTGGGGAGGCATGAGCGAGGATGAACGGCGCTCCCTCAAGCGTCGTGCGGCTCGCGCCCGCAGATCGTCCTGA
- a CDS encoding FtsK/SpoIIIE domain-containing protein produces MSSTSDASDPHALCSVSGRSTAFCSQSAGRAAARAAVDALTGPWHLAILDGPDRGLVMAAQDGTVLGRDEVLSDPLVSRRHLRLRLHGRRVRARDCGSVNGTYRYWHLGLWLRLRREVGLREGTLLRLGDSVLELRRRPTNLVVPAPPSASSLVWSMVGSLVCILVMAGSAAIAITTGSRGAMGMVMVAPMLAMTIMRLVPFLQRRRGSRGSGGSRWRRGRPRLKGLHPGWRRGHPDPSTMLLALAARSSALEPAQEAGSEGSATASGARGPLTAWTAERRRRRILSLEDGESLALEGKEAGNVLMWWCAQLLARDEVRLTELDNPWDGRVEDRFSTRARGSHGVRLTWGPRARPHVAQVLTCPDDRVAPQALRVRPAPTGAPSCSPAWWDAVRHLCRSRITTEAETSAAHEGVPDMVRLSEVVEDLDAHELRARWKEQTRSHTSGTLPLPAILGVGSHGPVSADLVADGPHALLAGTTGSGKSELLISWLVQLALGCPPDRLTMVLVDYKGGAAFRSLAGLPHTAGVLTDLDPAGTRRALSSLETEVHRRERILTKHGAKDIISLPPQVVIPHLVVAVDEFATLAGEHADVLEALVRIAAQGRSLGIHLILATQRPQGAVSPAIRANTSLRMCLRVLDAADSRDVLGHDGAARLGRHPGRVLVSGTEPDSHDPDDSLGTQVLQAPWCGNDRDVQQIVDLVSRAAKGHASPWRPWAPALPAVVDEAGALEMGRRRVPGAHGERSEDDRVGQMRSGRDEAEEQVLLALTDLPHQQSLGLWRWPIARPLLALGTPGSGRSTLVASASMGALRSERGVHLCGLTSPTAEGSGAGSASGVQRLLTHPAVGTVVGAEDPRRLVRLWGLAASGRLNGDLLCLDNVDALIPAVDEVLGPGQGNAMLEAIIRTASATSMSLLLTAPLAASTSRWAGSVGLRLVLGAATSTQAALAGLPRGVVTGGVPGRGVILDGAVTTACQIVLRHEPLPESGRRRPALRLEPLPERITWADVPEGTWAVGGDTALPVLLPPGTSVLVVGPPGSGRSTALRALAQALPSGNLVVDDLDTADPATTSRVETALARSEVVLASASTEKVAATFRGAISTLRERGAIVVLWPGMRHADQAAGMSLRAATDPRALTLPGRGALVYRGTCLPIQIVLPRPGDDNHNNPIEQPV; encoded by the coding sequence GTGAGCTCCACGTCTGATGCCTCTGACCCGCACGCCCTCTGCTCGGTGAGCGGCCGCTCCACGGCCTTCTGCTCGCAGTCGGCCGGCAGGGCCGCGGCCCGAGCGGCGGTTGACGCCCTGACGGGCCCCTGGCACCTCGCGATCCTGGACGGGCCCGACCGCGGACTGGTCATGGCCGCCCAAGACGGAACCGTCCTGGGCCGGGACGAGGTGCTGAGCGACCCGCTGGTCTCGCGCCGCCACCTGCGCCTGCGACTGCACGGTCGCCGGGTCCGGGCCCGGGACTGCGGCTCGGTCAACGGGACCTACCGCTACTGGCACCTGGGTCTGTGGCTGCGTCTTCGCAGGGAGGTCGGGTTGAGGGAGGGGACGCTGCTGCGCCTGGGAGACAGCGTGCTCGAGCTGCGCAGACGTCCCACCAACCTGGTGGTTCCGGCTCCCCCGTCGGCGTCCTCGTTGGTCTGGTCGATGGTGGGCTCACTGGTCTGCATCCTGGTCATGGCCGGCTCGGCGGCGATAGCGATCACGACCGGAAGCCGCGGCGCCATGGGCATGGTCATGGTGGCACCGATGCTCGCGATGACGATCATGCGCCTGGTGCCGTTCCTGCAACGGCGTCGGGGCAGCCGCGGTAGCGGCGGATCTCGATGGCGCCGCGGCCGCCCGCGTCTCAAGGGGCTCCATCCGGGCTGGAGACGCGGACACCCGGACCCCTCCACGATGTTGCTGGCTCTGGCGGCTCGCTCCAGCGCGCTGGAGCCCGCCCAGGAAGCAGGATCCGAGGGCTCGGCGACGGCGTCAGGCGCACGCGGCCCCCTGACCGCCTGGACCGCTGAGCGCCGACGGAGGCGCATCCTCTCACTTGAGGACGGGGAGAGCCTGGCTTTAGAGGGCAAGGAGGCCGGCAACGTCCTGATGTGGTGGTGCGCGCAGCTTCTGGCCCGCGATGAGGTCCGGTTGACCGAGCTGGACAACCCGTGGGACGGCCGGGTGGAGGACCGGTTCAGCACGCGCGCCAGGGGCTCCCACGGGGTTCGTCTCACCTGGGGACCGCGAGCTCGCCCTCACGTCGCTCAGGTGCTGACCTGTCCAGACGATCGGGTTGCGCCTCAGGCGCTGCGGGTGCGCCCGGCTCCGACCGGGGCGCCGTCGTGCTCACCCGCCTGGTGGGATGCGGTCCGCCACCTGTGCCGGTCCAGGATCACCACGGAGGCAGAGACATCGGCGGCGCATGAAGGCGTTCCCGACATGGTCCGTCTCAGCGAGGTCGTGGAAGACCTCGACGCTCACGAGCTTCGGGCGCGGTGGAAGGAGCAGACCCGTTCGCACACCTCCGGGACGTTGCCACTGCCGGCGATCCTCGGAGTGGGATCGCACGGACCGGTCAGCGCCGACCTGGTGGCGGACGGTCCGCACGCTCTGCTGGCAGGGACGACGGGATCGGGGAAGTCCGAGCTGCTCATCTCCTGGCTGGTGCAGCTGGCTCTGGGGTGCCCACCGGACCGTCTCACCATGGTCCTCGTCGACTACAAGGGAGGGGCCGCCTTCAGATCTCTTGCCGGCCTACCGCACACGGCCGGGGTCCTCACCGACCTGGACCCGGCCGGCACCAGGCGGGCGCTGTCCTCATTGGAGACCGAGGTGCACCGGCGCGAGAGGATCCTGACCAAACACGGCGCCAAGGACATCATTTCTCTCCCGCCTCAGGTGGTCATCCCTCACCTGGTGGTGGCGGTTGACGAGTTCGCCACGCTGGCCGGGGAGCACGCCGACGTGCTGGAGGCGCTGGTACGCATCGCCGCCCAGGGACGCAGCCTGGGGATCCACCTCATTCTGGCCACCCAGCGCCCCCAGGGCGCCGTCTCCCCCGCGATCCGAGCCAACACCTCCCTACGGATGTGTCTGCGGGTGCTCGACGCCGCCGATTCCAGGGACGTCCTGGGGCACGACGGCGCCGCCCGACTCGGTCGTCATCCCGGACGTGTCCTGGTCAGCGGAACCGAACCAGACTCCCACGATCCTGATGACTCACTCGGCACCCAGGTGCTTCAGGCTCCTTGGTGCGGCAACGACCGTGATGTCCAGCAGATCGTCGACCTCGTCTCGCGCGCCGCCAAGGGCCACGCCTCCCCATGGCGTCCGTGGGCGCCCGCCCTGCCCGCCGTCGTCGACGAGGCCGGGGCGCTGGAGATGGGACGACGACGCGTCCCGGGCGCCCACGGGGAGCGCTCGGAGGACGACCGCGTCGGGCAGATGCGCTCTGGTCGGGACGAGGCGGAAGAACAGGTCCTTCTCGCCCTGACCGATCTTCCTCACCAGCAGAGCCTGGGGCTGTGGCGCTGGCCGATCGCGCGCCCGCTGCTGGCGCTCGGGACACCGGGGTCGGGGCGTTCAACGCTCGTGGCGTCGGCATCGATGGGGGCGCTGCGCTCGGAACGAGGAGTGCACCTGTGCGGACTCACTTCCCCGACGGCGGAAGGCTCCGGCGCAGGATCCGCCTCAGGCGTGCAGAGGCTTCTGACGCATCCCGCGGTGGGGACCGTTGTCGGAGCGGAGGACCCACGGCGCCTGGTCCGGTTGTGGGGCCTTGCGGCCAGTGGGCGTCTGAACGGCGATCTGTTGTGCCTCGACAACGTCGACGCGCTCATCCCAGCCGTTGACGAGGTGCTGGGTCCCGGACAGGGCAATGCCATGCTGGAGGCCATCATCCGTACCGCGTCGGCGACGAGCATGTCTCTGCTGCTGACCGCCCCACTGGCTGCCTCCACCTCCCGGTGGGCCGGATCCGTAGGACTCAGGCTGGTCCTGGGCGCAGCCACCAGCACCCAGGCCGCGCTCGCCGGTCTTCCACGCGGGGTCGTCACCGGCGGCGTCCCGGGGCGGGGCGTCATCCTGGACGGGGCGGTGACAACCGCGTGTCAGATCGTGCTCCGTCACGAACCCCTGCCGGAGTCGGGCCGTCGCCGCCCAGCACTCCGGCTCGAGCCTCTGCCAGAGCGAATCACCTGGGCCGACGTCCCGGAGGGAACCTGGGCCGTAGGAGGCGACACGGCTTTGCCTGTCCTTCTGCCTCCGGGAACCAGTGTCCTGGTCGTAGGACCACCTGGCTCGGGACGCTCCACGGCACTGCGGGCCCTGGCTCAGGCGCTCCCTTCAGGAAACCTCGTCGTCGACGACCTGGACACGGCAGATCCGGCAACTACCAGTCGGGTGGAGACCGCCTTGGCACGATCGGAGGTGGTCCTGGCATCGGCGTCGACGGAGAAGGTCGCAGCCACCTTCCGCGGTGCGATATCGACACTGCGCGAGCGAGGAGCGATCGTTGTGCTGTGGCCCGGTATGCGACATGCCGACCAGGCCGCGGGAATGTCACTGAGAGCTGCCACCGATCCACGGGCGCTGACGCTCCCGGGGCGTGGAGCCCTCGTCTATCGCGGAACGTGTCTACCGATTCAGATCGTGCTGCCAAGGCCTGGGGACGACAACCACAATAATCCTATTGAACAGCCTGTTTAA